The proteins below come from a single Xyrauchen texanus isolate HMW12.3.18 chromosome 1, RBS_HiC_50CHRs, whole genome shotgun sequence genomic window:
- the ppp1r15a gene encoding protein phosphatase 1 regulatory subunit 15A yields the protein MAPFTICPAHPLSHQAALYMQSKMSPELSSNTLGRHENLPLSLYGGMSIFSMLLKNKLYLWQVIRRVVICCMGVTELFRYKIPFFICVGKNMTMTGKLKTRGVEAQERPGWEFSVINTNKEMKDPEMRAIVELDDEELTRPAEKQESSVNDLDEEEDDEEHNLSEWLEWESEEEIEEVNDNEDDDDEEEDDEDNEEHAPQEEDCESERDENVDSEWSDDDDEDDEGDSEASTESLELWESFLNSSDPYNPLSFSSSTGSRTNSASTSQNQLTLCSQIKQVKHSTSKAAEEHHPKQSTKEGGKKVCFSDEVTVHPLVVWSFASRAARDGSCWLQMARDRARFKRRVENIETVIKPCLTPEHRASVWEMLQRETLSA from the exons ATGGCACCGTTCACCATTTGCCCAGCTCACCCACTATCCCATCAGGCAGCTTTATACATGCAATCCAAAATGAGTCCAGAGTTGTCATCCAATACCCTGGGAAGGCATGAAAATCTACCCCTCAGTCTCTATGGTGGAATGTCCATCTTCTCAATGCTACTAAAGAACAAACTCTATCTGTGGCAGGTCATCCGGAGAGTTGTGATCTGTTGTATGGGTGTGACAGAGCTTTTCAGATACAAGATTCCTTTCTTCATTTGTGTGGGAAAAAACATGACCATGACAGGCAAGTTGAAGACCCGAGGTGTGGAGGCCCAGGAGAGGCCTGGCTGGGAATTTAGTGTTATCAACACTAATAAGGAGATGAAAGATCCAGAGATGAGAGCCATAGTGGAGCTAGATGATGAAGAATTGACCCGGCCTGCTGAAAAGCAAGAATCGTCTGTGAATGATttggatgaggaggaggatgatgaagaaCACAACCTCTCAGAATGGCTGGAATGGGAGTCTGAAGAAGAAATTGAAGAAGTTAATgataatgaagatgatgatgatgaggaggaagaCGATGAGGACAATGAAGAGCACGCTCCACAAGAGGAAGATTGTGAATCAGAGCGTGATGAGAATGTGGATTCTGAATggtcagatgatgatgatgaggatgatgagggTGATTCAGAGGCATCAACGGAGAGCCTTGAGCTCTGGGAATCTTTTCTCAACAGCAGTGACCCCTACAACCCTCTGAGCTTCTCCTCCTCCACTGGATCTAGAACAAACTCTGCAAGCACATCCCAGAACCAGCTAACCCTGTGTTCACAAATCAAACAAGTTAAGCATTCAACATCAAAGGCAGCTGAAGAGCATCATCCGAAACAAAGCACAAAGGAGGGTGGGAAGAag GTATGTTTCAGTGATGAGGTGACTGTACATCCCCTGGTGGTATGGAGTTTCGCTAGCAGGGCAGCACGGGATGGGTCTTGTTGGTTGCAGATGGCCAGAGATAGAGCACGCTTTAAAAGAAGAGTGGAGAATATTGAGACGGTCATCAAACCCTGCCTGACACCTGAACACAGAGCCAGCGTTTGGGAGATGCTTCAAAGAGAAACACTGTCAGCCtag